From Anaerolineae bacterium, a single genomic window includes:
- a CDS encoding sulfatase-like hydrolase/transferase has product SIYYTDQVLAEIFQLFQERSENLLFIYTSDHGEWITPKQGGHANAHPFQEEYRVPLVFWASHPEDLAPIAQATQGRLVNIETLNLQIRFLVSLEPDPGISYRTQVLSLGPGRIHDYTELPYVEYHETP; this is encoded by the coding sequence AGCATTTACTACACGGATCAGGTGCTGGCGGAAATCTTCCAACTTTTCCAGGAACGCAGCGAAAACCTGCTGTTCATTTACACCTCGGACCACGGCGAATGGATCACCCCCAAGCAAGGGGGGCACGCCAACGCGCATCCTTTCCAGGAAGAGTATCGAGTGCCCCTGGTCTTCTGGGCTTCCCATCCCGAAGACCTGGCCCCCATCGCCCAGGCCACCCAGGGCCGACTGGTAAACATCGAAACCCTGAACCTGCAAATCCGTTTTCTGGTAAGCCTGGAGCCGGATCCCGGCATCTCCTACCGCACCCAGGTGCTCAGCCTGGGCCCGGGACGCATCCACGACTACACGGAGTTGCCTTATGTGGAGTACCACGAAACGCCCTAA